A genomic region of Arachis stenosperma cultivar V10309 chromosome 9, arast.V10309.gnm1.PFL2, whole genome shotgun sequence contains the following coding sequences:
- the LOC130950869 gene encoding delta(14)-sterol reductase-like isoform X1 has product MDLSSLLQALIPSWNSAYLLLGFFAYLAIAGSIVLGKLVPGVVLADGTRLHYRCNGLVLLLLLVALLGISAKMDFVSPTAISERGFELLSTTFIFSFLVTLALYFAGCKSQSKSSSLKPHTTGNLIHDWWFGIQLNPQFMGIDLKFLFVRAGMMGWLLINLSVLAKSIQDGTLSKSMILFQIFCALYILDYFVHEEYMTSTWDIIAERLGFMLVFGDLVWIPFTFSIQGWWLLANEVELTTTTIIANCLVFLIGYMVFRGANKQKHVFKKNPKAPIWGKPPKVIGGKLLASGYWGIARHCNYLGDLLLALSFSLPCGISSPVPYFYPIYLLILLIWRERRDESRCAKKYKEIWTEYRKLVPWRILPYVY; this is encoded by the exons ATGGATCTGAGTTCTCTTCTTCAAGCTCTTATACCATCATGGAACTCA GCTTATTTGCTTCTGGGCTTCTTTGCTTATTTGGCAATTGCGGGATCCATTGTGCTGGGAAAACTTGTTCCTGGGGTTGTTCTTGCTGATGGAACTCGCCTTCATTATCGCTGTAATG GTTTAGTCTTGCTTCTTCTGTTGGTTGCACTTCTTGGGATTAGTGCCAAGATGGATTTTGTATCTCCTACC GCTATATCTGAGAGAGGATTTGAGCTGCTGTCCACAACATTTATCTTCAGTTTTCTT GTGACCCTGGCACTTTATTTTGCGGGCTGCAAGTCACAAAGTAAAAGTTCATCACTAAAACCTCATACCACTGGAAACCTGATACATGATTG GTGGTTTGGAATACAACTGAATCCTCAGTTTATGGGTATTGACCTCAA atttttgtttgttagagctGGAATGATGGGGTGGCTGCTTATCAATTTATCCGTTCTTGCAAAGAGCATTCAAGATGGTACTTTGAGCAAATCAATGATTCTCTTCCAGATATTCTGTGCA TTATACATCTTGGACTACTTTGTGCATGAAGAGTACATGACATCAAC cTGGGACATAATTGCAGAGAGGTTGGGCTTCATGTTGGTCTTTGGAGATTTAGTTTGGATTCCTTTTACTTTTAGCATTCAG GGCTGGTGGCTCTTAGCAAACGAGGTGGAGTTAACAACGACAACCATTATAGCTAATTGCCTTGTCTTCCTGATTGG ATACATGGTATTTCGAGGAGCAAACAAGCAAAAACATGTATTCAAAAAGAATCCAAAGGCCCCTATTTGGGGTAAGCCTCCAAAAGTCATTGGTGGAAAGTTACTTGCTTCTGGTTATTG gGGTATTGCTAGACATTGTAATTACCTAGGTGACTTACTTCTTGCTCTCTCCTTTAGCTTACCTTGTGGGATAAG TTCACCAGTTCCATACTTCTATCCAATATATCTTCTTATTCTGTTGATATGGAGGGAGAGAAGGGATGAATCTCGTTGTGCGAAGAAGTATAAAGAGATATGGACTGAGTATCGAAAACTTGTTCCTTGGAGAATATTGCCATATGTGTattag
- the LOC130950869 gene encoding delta(14)-sterol reductase-like isoform X3 — translation MDLSSLLQALIPSWNSAYLLLGFFAYLAIAGSIVLGKLVPGVVLADGTRLHYRCNGLVLLLLLVALLGISAKMDFVSPTAISERGFELLSTTFIFSFLVTLALYFAGCKSQSKSSSLKPHTTGNLIHDWWFGIQLNPQFMGIDLKAGMMGWLLINLSVLAKSIQDGTLSKSMILFQIFCALYILDYFVHEEYMTSTWDIIAERLGFMLVFGDLVWIPFTFSIQGWWLLANEVELTTTTIIANCLVFLIGYMVFRGANKQKHVFKKNPKAPIWGKPPKVIGGKLLASGYWGIARHCNYLGDLLLALSFSLPCGISSPVPYFYPIYLLILLIWRERRDESRCAKKYKEIWTEYRKLVPWRILPYVY, via the exons ATGGATCTGAGTTCTCTTCTTCAAGCTCTTATACCATCATGGAACTCA GCTTATTTGCTTCTGGGCTTCTTTGCTTATTTGGCAATTGCGGGATCCATTGTGCTGGGAAAACTTGTTCCTGGGGTTGTTCTTGCTGATGGAACTCGCCTTCATTATCGCTGTAATG GTTTAGTCTTGCTTCTTCTGTTGGTTGCACTTCTTGGGATTAGTGCCAAGATGGATTTTGTATCTCCTACC GCTATATCTGAGAGAGGATTTGAGCTGCTGTCCACAACATTTATCTTCAGTTTTCTT GTGACCCTGGCACTTTATTTTGCGGGCTGCAAGTCACAAAGTAAAAGTTCATCACTAAAACCTCATACCACTGGAAACCTGATACATGATTG GTGGTTTGGAATACAACTGAATCCTCAGTTTATGGGTATTGACCTCAA agctGGAATGATGGGGTGGCTGCTTATCAATTTATCCGTTCTTGCAAAGAGCATTCAAGATGGTACTTTGAGCAAATCAATGATTCTCTTCCAGATATTCTGTGCA TTATACATCTTGGACTACTTTGTGCATGAAGAGTACATGACATCAAC cTGGGACATAATTGCAGAGAGGTTGGGCTTCATGTTGGTCTTTGGAGATTTAGTTTGGATTCCTTTTACTTTTAGCATTCAG GGCTGGTGGCTCTTAGCAAACGAGGTGGAGTTAACAACGACAACCATTATAGCTAATTGCCTTGTCTTCCTGATTGG ATACATGGTATTTCGAGGAGCAAACAAGCAAAAACATGTATTCAAAAAGAATCCAAAGGCCCCTATTTGGGGTAAGCCTCCAAAAGTCATTGGTGGAAAGTTACTTGCTTCTGGTTATTG gGGTATTGCTAGACATTGTAATTACCTAGGTGACTTACTTCTTGCTCTCTCCTTTAGCTTACCTTGTGGGATAAG TTCACCAGTTCCATACTTCTATCCAATATATCTTCTTATTCTGTTGATATGGAGGGAGAGAAGGGATGAATCTCGTTGTGCGAAGAAGTATAAAGAGATATGGACTGAGTATCGAAAACTTGTTCCTTGGAGAATATTGCCATATGTGTattag
- the LOC130950869 gene encoding delta(14)-sterol reductase-like isoform X2: MDLSSLLQALIPSWNSAYLLLGFFAYLAIAGSIVLGKLVPGVVLADGTRLHYRCLVLLLLLVALLGISAKMDFVSPTAISERGFELLSTTFIFSFLVTLALYFAGCKSQSKSSSLKPHTTGNLIHDWWFGIQLNPQFMGIDLKFLFVRAGMMGWLLINLSVLAKSIQDGTLSKSMILFQIFCALYILDYFVHEEYMTSTWDIIAERLGFMLVFGDLVWIPFTFSIQGWWLLANEVELTTTTIIANCLVFLIGYMVFRGANKQKHVFKKNPKAPIWGKPPKVIGGKLLASGYWGIARHCNYLGDLLLALSFSLPCGISSPVPYFYPIYLLILLIWRERRDESRCAKKYKEIWTEYRKLVPWRILPYVY, encoded by the exons ATGGATCTGAGTTCTCTTCTTCAAGCTCTTATACCATCATGGAACTCA GCTTATTTGCTTCTGGGCTTCTTTGCTTATTTGGCAATTGCGGGATCCATTGTGCTGGGAAAACTTGTTCCTGGGGTTGTTCTTGCTGATGGAACTCGCCTTCATTATCGCT GTTTAGTCTTGCTTCTTCTGTTGGTTGCACTTCTTGGGATTAGTGCCAAGATGGATTTTGTATCTCCTACC GCTATATCTGAGAGAGGATTTGAGCTGCTGTCCACAACATTTATCTTCAGTTTTCTT GTGACCCTGGCACTTTATTTTGCGGGCTGCAAGTCACAAAGTAAAAGTTCATCACTAAAACCTCATACCACTGGAAACCTGATACATGATTG GTGGTTTGGAATACAACTGAATCCTCAGTTTATGGGTATTGACCTCAA atttttgtttgttagagctGGAATGATGGGGTGGCTGCTTATCAATTTATCCGTTCTTGCAAAGAGCATTCAAGATGGTACTTTGAGCAAATCAATGATTCTCTTCCAGATATTCTGTGCA TTATACATCTTGGACTACTTTGTGCATGAAGAGTACATGACATCAAC cTGGGACATAATTGCAGAGAGGTTGGGCTTCATGTTGGTCTTTGGAGATTTAGTTTGGATTCCTTTTACTTTTAGCATTCAG GGCTGGTGGCTCTTAGCAAACGAGGTGGAGTTAACAACGACAACCATTATAGCTAATTGCCTTGTCTTCCTGATTGG ATACATGGTATTTCGAGGAGCAAACAAGCAAAAACATGTATTCAAAAAGAATCCAAAGGCCCCTATTTGGGGTAAGCCTCCAAAAGTCATTGGTGGAAAGTTACTTGCTTCTGGTTATTG gGGTATTGCTAGACATTGTAATTACCTAGGTGACTTACTTCTTGCTCTCTCCTTTAGCTTACCTTGTGGGATAAG TTCACCAGTTCCATACTTCTATCCAATATATCTTCTTATTCTGTTGATATGGAGGGAGAGAAGGGATGAATCTCGTTGTGCGAAGAAGTATAAAGAGATATGGACTGAGTATCGAAAACTTGTTCCTTGGAGAATATTGCCATATGTGTattag
- the LOC130950869 gene encoding delta(14)-sterol reductase-like isoform X4 has product MDLSSLLQALIPSWNSAYLLLGFFAYLAIAGSIVLGKLVPGVVLADGTRLHYRCNGLVLLLLLVALLGISAKMDFVSPTAISERGFELLSTTFIFSFLVTLALYFAGCKSQSKSSSLKPHTTGNLIHDWWFGIQLNPQFMGIDLKFLFVRAGMMGWLLINLSVLAKSIQDGTLSKSMILFQIFCALYILDYFVHEEYMTSTWDIIAERLGFMLVFGDLVWIPFTFSIQGWWLLANEVELTTTTIIANCLVFLIGSNFADTWYFEEQTSKNMYSKRIQRPLFGVSLQKSLVESYLLLVIGVLLDIVIT; this is encoded by the exons ATGGATCTGAGTTCTCTTCTTCAAGCTCTTATACCATCATGGAACTCA GCTTATTTGCTTCTGGGCTTCTTTGCTTATTTGGCAATTGCGGGATCCATTGTGCTGGGAAAACTTGTTCCTGGGGTTGTTCTTGCTGATGGAACTCGCCTTCATTATCGCTGTAATG GTTTAGTCTTGCTTCTTCTGTTGGTTGCACTTCTTGGGATTAGTGCCAAGATGGATTTTGTATCTCCTACC GCTATATCTGAGAGAGGATTTGAGCTGCTGTCCACAACATTTATCTTCAGTTTTCTT GTGACCCTGGCACTTTATTTTGCGGGCTGCAAGTCACAAAGTAAAAGTTCATCACTAAAACCTCATACCACTGGAAACCTGATACATGATTG GTGGTTTGGAATACAACTGAATCCTCAGTTTATGGGTATTGACCTCAA atttttgtttgttagagctGGAATGATGGGGTGGCTGCTTATCAATTTATCCGTTCTTGCAAAGAGCATTCAAGATGGTACTTTGAGCAAATCAATGATTCTCTTCCAGATATTCTGTGCA TTATACATCTTGGACTACTTTGTGCATGAAGAGTACATGACATCAAC cTGGGACATAATTGCAGAGAGGTTGGGCTTCATGTTGGTCTTTGGAGATTTAGTTTGGATTCCTTTTACTTTTAGCATTCAG GGCTGGTGGCTCTTAGCAAACGAGGTGGAGTTAACAACGACAACCATTATAGCTAATTGCCTTGTCTTCCTGATTGG ATCAAACTTTGCAGATACATGGTATTTCGAGGAGCAAACAAGCAAAAACATGTATTCAAAAAGAATCCAAAGGCCCCTATTTGGGGTAAGCCTCCAAAAGTCATTGGTGGAAAGTTACTTGCTTCTGGTTATTG gGGTATTGCTAGACATTGTAATTACCTAG